The window AGGCCGAAACCTGGTGCGGGAGCTGGTGGCAATGACGCCGCCAGGCTGCTGGCGCTTTCTTCCAGACCCAGCTTCTTGGCGTGGGCAGCTTCGGTGGTGTTGCTGTAGTCGCCGTTGTGCCAGGCCTGCAGGTCGGCATTGGTGATATGCGGGCCATAGACTTCGGCGCGGATGTCGTCGGTCATCGGATAGACCTTGCGGGTCATGCGGCCAGCGATGAAGTAGCCGATCAGGCTCAGCACGGCAACCATCGGGATACCGAACATCAACACGCGACCCAGATCCGCGCCCAGTTGACCGGCAGCAGCAACAGCACCCGGATGCGGCGGCAGAAATGCGTGTACCGCCAGCAACGCCGCACACATCGGCAGCGCAAACAGCAGCAGGGGTTTACGGGCCGCACGGGCAACGCCGTAGGCCAGCGGCATGAGGATGATCACGCCGACTTCGAAGAACACCGGGATACCGACGATGAAACCGGCAACGGTCAGCGCCAGCGGGGTGCGCCGGTTGCCGAAACGTTTGATCAGGGTTTTCGCCAGCGCTTCGGCACCACCGGACAACTCGATGATCCGTCCGATCATCGCGCCCAGGGCAATGATGATCGCAATGTGACCCAGGGTTTTGCCCATGCCGCCTTCGATGGTCGCCACCAGATCAGCCGGCTTCACACCCGCGACCAAGGCAACGATGATGCTCACCAGCATCAACGCCACGAACGGCTGGAACTTGTACTTGAGGACCAGGAACAGCAGCAGCGCGATGCCCGCGCCGGCAATCAACATAAGCATTAGTGGCGTCATACTTTTTGAGTCCTGTTTTTATTGTTTTCCGGCGGGGCCGGGGGTTTTTGCCGGGAGTCGCGGGTGCGGCTCCCGATCAATTGGGTTGACCTGAAACCTGACCGCTACCACTTCGCGCCAAACACCTCGCGCAACTCGTTCAGCGCCGCCTGATCGAGCGGTGCGGGTTTCGGGTGGGTCATCAGCCACAGGCGAGCGGTCTCTTCCAGTTCTTCCAGGGCATACGCGGCCTTGGCCACCGACGTTTCCCAGATCACCGGGCCGAGCCGTTCGAGCATCACGCCACGCACGCTGTTGGCCAGCTGTGCGACGCGCTGGGCGACTTTTGGCGAACCGGGGCGCTCGTAGCCAATCAGCGGAATCTGCCCGACTTTCATCACTTGATAAGGGGTCAGGGGCGGGAGGATGTTGTTTTCCTGCCATACGCCCGCCAGGGTCAACGCCACCAGATGGGTGGAGTGGGTATGCACCACGCCGCCCACGGTCGGGTTGCGGTCGTAGACTTCGCGATGCAGCGCCAGGGTCTTGGAAGGTTTGCTACCCGAGACCCATTCACCGGCCAGATTGACCTTGGCGATGTCACTCGGGTCCAGCCGACCCAGGCACGCGTCAGTCGGCGTGATCAACCAGCCATCGTCGAGACGCGCGCTGATGTTGCCCGCGCTGCCGACGGTGTAGCCGCGACCATAG of the Paucimonas lemoignei genome contains:
- the ygbN gene encoding gluconate transporter — protein: MTPLMLMLIAGAGIALLLFLVLKYKFQPFVALMLVSIIVALVAGVKPADLVATIEGGMGKTLGHIAIIIALGAMIGRIIELSGGAEALAKTLIKRFGNRRTPLALTVAGFIVGIPVFFEVGVIILMPLAYGVARAARKPLLLFALPMCAALLAVHAFLPPHPGAVAAAGQLGADLGRVLMFGIPMVAVLSLIGYFIAGRMTRKVYPMTDDIRAEVYGPHITNADLQAWHNGDYSNTTEAAHAKKLGLEESASSLAASLPPAPAPGFGLIIALILLPIVLILLGTLATTMLPVDSTLRSILTVLGAPLVALLIDTLLCAWLLGSRRGWSRTQVSDVIGSALPGVAMVILIAGAGGVFGKVLVDTGIGAVVSEALRTTGLPVLALGFLLTLLLRAVQGSTTVALVTTAGILSPLIATLNLTPNHLALLCLAMGGGGLAMSHINDAGYWMFTKLAGLNVADGLRTWTVLVTILGTLGFLATLVIWPFV
- the fucA_2 gene encoding aldolase, with amino-acid sequence MSVENKLRDEICDIGRLLYGRGYTVGSAGNISARLDDGWLITPTDACLGRLDPSDIAKVNLAGEWVSGSKPSKTLALHREVYDRNPTVGGVVHTHSTHLVALTLAGVWQENNILPPLTPYQVMKVGQIPLIGYERPGSPKVAQRVAQLANSVRGVMLERLGPVIWETSVAKAAYALEELEETARLWLMTHPKPAPLDQAALNELREVFGAKW